Part of the Jatrophihabitans sp. GAS493 genome, GAATCCTGGAATGAGAGTCCCTCGACCAGTGAGCCCGGGACGTAGAGCGAGTAGGTGATCGTGTTCCCCGGCTCGACGAACATCGCGCCGCCGCCGCTGATTCGACGCACCACCTGGATGCCGTAGCGTTCGGCACCCTCGGCATTCACCTCATTACGGACCGACTGGAATGACCCGATAACCACGCAGGGTTCAGACCACTCCCAGACCCGCAGGGTGGGTGGCCGACGCCCGGCGGCGACCTCCTCCAGCAGCGTCTGATCCATGCTCATGTGGTAGAGCGGCGAGCGCGGGGGCTCGTGAATGAGCTGCCAATCGTGATCGGTCCAGCTGGTCGCCGCCGCCAGCGCCCGCCGGACCGCGGTGGCCACGCTGGCTGTACTGAAGCCGTACATGACGGTCTCCGGCGGGAGGGCGCGCTGCACGACGGCGGACAGTGACTCGCCGGTGGAGTTCGCCGGTTGGCCGTCGAGGGCTTCGTTGATCAGCAGCAGAGCCTCATCCGGTTCGAGGAAGAAATCGCCGGATACCCGTACATTCCTCAGGGTTGCGTCGACGACGTCGAGGTCGACCACGACCAACTTGCCCCCTGGCACCTTGAACTCGCCGTGCACTTCGACCCCACTCCCGGTAGTTACTAGTTCAAGTAACTCACGAATACGGTCGAAATAGTCCCAACCTGTGGGCTATCAGCCTACTTTCCGGCAGAGTTCGGGCCCTGTTCACCGATGCTGGCCAGTTCCTTGATCACATCCGCGATCTGCGATGCGCCGTCGGCAACATGCCCGAACGTGTCCCGGGTCTGGGCGGTGATCACCGACTGCTCCTCGACGGCCGCGGCGATGGTCGTGGTGTAACCGTCGATCTGGTCGATGACCTCGGAGACCTGCACCATCGACTCCAGCGCATTGCCGGTTCCGGAGGTGATACGCGCGGCGATGGCGCTGATCGTGTCGGTTGCCGTCGCGGTGTCCCGGGCCAGATCCTTCACCTCGGCGGCGACAACCGCGAAGCCCTTCCCCGCCTCACCGGCTCGAGCGGCCTCGATAGTGGCGTTGAGGGCGAGCAGGTTCGTCTGCGCGGCGATACCGGTGATGACCCCGACCAGGCGGGTGATGTCCTCGACCTCGTCGCCGAGGGCGGAGATGACGGTGCTGGTTCCCTTCACCAGGTCGACCGCACCGGTGGTGACGACGGAGACATTGCTGACGTTGGTCGAGATCTCGCGGATCGCCGAGTCGATGGAGGCGACCGCGGTGGCCGCAGCCGAGACACCCTCGGAGACGTTGCCGGATGCGCCGCTGAGTGAGTGGATCTGCTCGTCGACGCTCTCCCGGCTCTCGCGGGCCTGGGCGTCGGCCGCGGCGAGAGCCCGGTCGTTCTCGAGACGCTCGGCGTTGTTACGGCGTTCGGCGTCCAGCTGGTCGGCGAGGGCCTCACGGGCCTGGGTCTCGGCGACGGTCGCATCGATCTGGGAGGCCTCGGCGAAGCGCCAGAAGGTGATCTGCGCGGCGGCCGCGCCAAGAACGAAAGCGGCGTGGATGAGGGCCCAGAGAACCGGCTTCTGCGCCTCGGTGCTGCCCATCGAGAAGAGGTGCATGGGCATCCAGATCGCCATCGCGAGGTGGTGCACGGCGGTGAAGGCTACGGCGATGAGGTAGACCGACCAGCTCTGGTAGAGCGCGATGAAGCCGAGGACGACGAAGAATTCGAAGTGCGCCGAGACGGAGCCACCCATCAGTTCGACCAGCGTGCTGGCGCTGCCGAGGAGGGCGATCGAGGTCGCAATCGAGGCGACGGCGCGGTTCTGCGTGATTCCGGCGATGGTGGCCGGCAGCAGGATGAGGACGGCGCCCTCGATGAGCGCGCCGCGAGTCCCGAACGAGCCGAAGAGGGCGAGCCCGACCAGTAGCGGAACGTGCAGCAGCAGCACGGCCTGGACCACCCGGTGCCGCTGCTTCCAGGCGGCGTCGCTGAGCGGCAGACCGATCGGCAGGAGCGCGAGCAGACCGGTGCGGTGCTGGTTGGCGCTGGCTGGCTGAGTCAAGACAGTTCCTCGTCTGGGTAGGGACGTTTCCCCCTCTATCGGCAGGCCACGATCGGACGTTAGGCGAGCTATTGGCCGGTCAAATAATCGGCGAGTAGTCGGACGGCAGTCGGCCGATACGGGGCGGCAGTCTTGCCCGGAGTGGCCGACCGTTGCCCGGCAGAACGTCGAATCCGGCGACCCGAACGACGTTTCGCGGGGCGGAGCGCCAGTAGAGCGGTCAGCAGAGCGGTCAGATGAATCTTTCGGCCGAACAGGCTGTACACGCCGACGGCTCTTGACCGGCCACCTACTCATGGGTGAAAGTCAACTAAGAATTCGCAATGAGCTGATCAACCGATCCGGGCCCTTGGGGGATTTTCGTGAGGAAGTTAATCGCTGCGTTCATCGCGGCCGTAGTTTTGCTCGGTTTCGCCGCCACGGCCCAGGCCAGTCCGGTCGCTAAATCGCCCGCGCCGGCCGCTGAGTACACCCCGGCACCGATAGTCTGGGGCCCGTGCGACAGTCCGACGCTGCAGTCCTTCGGGGCCCAGTGCGGCATGCTGACCGTTCCGATGGACTACGCGAAGCCCAACGGCACGAAGATCCAGCTCGCTGTGTCGCGGGTGTTGCACACGACAACCGACTACAAGGGCGTCATGCTCGTCAATCCAGGTGGCCCCGGCGGCTCGGGGCTCATCTACTCCGTCTTCCAGACCTTCGTTCCGAACGGTGGCGGGGCGCCTTACGACTGGATCGGATTCGACCCCCGTGGCGTCGGTTCCAGCGTCCCGGCGCTGACCTGCAACCCGAACTTCTTTCACGGTGACCGACCCCCGTACGAGCCGACCACGTCCAAGATCTACAAGCAGTGGATCAACCGCTCGAAGGCCTACGCTGCCGACTGCAAGGACGCGGCGAGCAGCGCGCTGTTCAAGCACGTGAAGACCACCGACTCGGTGGCTGACATGGAGAGCCTGCGCATCGCCCTCGGCCAGCAGAAGACCAACTACTACGGCTTCTCGTACGGGACGTACCTGGGCTCGGTCTACGCCACGCTGCACCCGACGCGCGTGGGCAAGTTCATCTTCGACGGCACCGTCGACCCGCAGCGGGTCTTCTACAAGAGCAATCTGGATCAGGACCGCGCGTTCCAGAAGACCTTCGACATCTACTTCACCTGGCTCGCGAAGTACAACAGCATCTACCACGTCGGTGCGACTCAGGCGGCGGTCCGGGCGAACTACTTCAAGGCATTGCGTCAGCTCGACCAGAAGGCAGCGGGCGGCATCCTTGGCGGCGACGAACTGATCGACGTCTTCACCTCCGCCGGGTACTACGTCTACGACTGGGAGGACATCGCTCAGGCGTTCTCGGACTACATCAACCAGGGCGATGCGACGGCGCTGATCGCTCGCTACGTAGATGCGAACCCGACCACGACCGGTGCCGACAACGGCTACGCGATGTATCTGGCCACGCAGTGCACCGACGCGCCGTGGCCGCAGAGCCAGCAGAAGCTGGACCAGGACAGTTACAAGCTGGTGAGCCAGGGTTACAACTACTTCACCTGGAGCAACGCCTGGTTCAACGGTCCCTGCGCGTACTGGAAGTTCCAGGCGAACCAGCCGGTGGACGTCACCGGCGCGAAGGTCAAGACTCCGATCCTGATGATCGGCGAGACCTACGACGCCGCGACGCCGTTCGCCGGCAGTCTGGTCGTGCGCAAGCTCTTCCCGACCGCCTCCCTGATCGAAGGCCTGGACGGGTCGACGCACGCGGGGTCGTTGTCGGGCGTGGCCTGCACGGACGACACGATTGCCACCTATCTGCTCACCGGCGCGGTGCCACCACGCAAGAGCGGCAACCAGTCGGACAAGATCTGTCCGCCGGTGCCGCAGCCGACCCCGACCCCAGCGACGGCCGCGGCGGCGTCCTCCGCGTCACGGGCCGGGACGGGCCGGGCGCAGGTGCTCGACCAGCTACGGGCGACGGTCGCATTCTCGGCCACCCACGGCTGATTCCCGGATTGGGCGGTCGACAGTGGGTGTGGTGGATGCCGACGCCTACCGGTAACTCATTCGCGTGAGCGACCGGTACGGCGATCGGACGCCTGAGCGGAGGGCGTGGGATTTGAACCCACGGTTGGGGATCACCCAACAACGGTTTTCAAGACCGTCGCACTCGGCCACTATGCGAGCCCTCCAAGTTGCCGGTCCAGCCTAGCCGACGGCGATCGGGGCGGATTCCACCAGAAATTCTGCCGCCGCTGTCGATCCGCCGCCACCTCACGCGTCGATACTGTGTGAGGCCCCAAAAAAGCGGGCCGCGACGAAAGGACAGCCCATGTCGCAGTACCTCATCCTGATCTTCGGAGACGAAGCCGAGTACGCCGCCGCCGACGAGCAGACCACCAAGGAGATCCACGCCGGGCACGGCGAATTCGCCGACATCGCCGGGGCCGCCATGGTCGGCGGCAACGCGCTGTACCCGACCGCCACCGCCACCTCGATCCGTAAGGGAGCCGATGGCGAGTTCACCGTCACCGACGGCCCCTTCGCCGAGATCAAGGAGGCGCTCGGCGGCTACTACCTGGTCGAGGCGGAGGACCTCGACGCGGCCATCGCGCTGGCCAAGGCCGTTCCGGCACCGTGGGGCGGTGTCGAAGTTCGCCCGATTCAGGTAATCGATATGTCGTGACCGGTTCGGCTACGGTCACGGCCGCAGTCGCGGACGCGCACCGTCGCGAGTGGGCCTTCGTGCTCGCCGCGACCGTGCGCGTCACCCGCGATCTGGACCTCGCCGAGGAGTGCGTCCAGGACGCCTACGCCAAGGCTCTGGACACCTGGGGAGCGCGCGGTGTCCCGGCCAACCCCGGCGCCTGGCTGACCACGGTGGCTCGACGCCGGGCCCTGGACGTGCTGCGCCGCGACTCGCTGTGGCGCCGGGCGGTACCGCTGCTCATCGAGGAGGCGGGGGCAGCCGGCGATCACATCGGCGATGATCGTGACGAGATCCCGGACGACCGGCTGCGCCTCATCTGCACCTGCTGCCACCCGGCCCTCTCGCCGGAGGCGCAGGTGGCCCTGACGCTGCGCCTGGTCGGCGGCCTGAGCACGCCGGAGGTGGCCCGCGCCTTCCTGGTGAGCGAGTCGACGATGGCCGCCCGCATCACCCGGGCCAAGAAGAAGATCAGCGGCGCCGGCATCCCCTACCGCATCCCGGACGTGCATGAACTGCCGAGCCGGATCAGCGCCGTCCTCGAGGTCATCCACCTCGTCTTCACCGCCGGACACACTGCGGCCGCGGGCGAGCAGCTACAGCGCAGTGACCTCTGCGAGCGGGCCATCGATCTCGCCCGCATGCTGCACTCGCTGCAGCCGAAGAACGGCGAGGCGACCGGCCTGCTCGCCCTCCTGCTGCTCACCGACTCGCGACGGGAGACCCGACTCGACGCCGACGGCCGGCTGGTTCTGCTGGCCGATCAGGACCGCACCCGGTGGGACCGAGCGGAGATCACCGAGGGCCTGGCGCTGGTGCCCGTCGCCCTGCGAGCCAAGTCCAACACCAAGGCCAAGTCCAAGACCAAGGCCAAGTCCAAGACCAAGACCAAGTCCAAGACCAAGTCCAAGACCAATGGCGACGGCTATCTCCCCGGACGCTTCGCCCTGCAGGCGGCGATCGCCGCCGTTCACGCTCAGGCCGCCTCCTCGCCGCAGACCAATTGGGAGGAGATCATCGGCCTCTACGACGTGCTCCTGCAGGTCTGGCCGACCCCGGTCGTCGCCCTCAACCGCGCCGCGGCGATCGGCCTGGGGCGTGGACCCGCGGCCGGCCTGGCCGCCGTCGATGACTTGACGGTGGAGCCGCAGCTGGCCAGCTACCCGTACCTGGCCGCGGCCCGGGCCGACTTCCTGCGCCAACTCGGATGCGCGGACGAGGCCCGCACCGCCTACACCGAGGCGGTCATGCTCACCGACAACGATGTGGAACGGGCCTTCCTCGCCGGCCGCCTCGCCGCGCTCTAGCCCGCTAGCTGAAGGCCCGCGGCTGGCCGGTCGCCTCCAGTACCGACAACCAGAGATCACCGTCGGGGTCCACCGTGTTGCGGGTGCTCACCACCAGCTCGATCGGCAGGTGCACGAAGCGACCGTGCCAGCGCCCCACGACCATGGCCGTGTACCCGGCCATCGCCGCGTGCACCGCGTTGTGGGCCAGCCGCAGGCAGTAGACGCTGTCGAACGGGTTCGGCGGGATGCTCCGGATCGCGTACGAGGGGTTCACGTAACGCAGATTCATCTCCAGCCCGGCTTTGCGAAAATGCGCCGCGATCCGCTCCTGCATCAGCAGCCCGATGTCGTGCAGGCGGGCGTTGCCGGAGGCGTCGGTCTCCGAACCGCGACCGGCCAGCAGTTCCTGCCCGGCTCCCTCGGCCAGAATCACCACCGCGTGCCCGCGGGCCTCCACCCGTCGCCGCAGCTGGGCCAGGAACCCCTCCTCCCCCTCCAGCCGGAACGGGATCTCCGGGATGAGCACGAAGTCGGCGTCATTCTTGGCCAGCGCCGCGTAGCAGGCGATGAAGCCGGAGTGGCGACCCATCAGCTTCACCAGCCCGACCCCGTTCGGCGCCGCCCGGGCCTCGACCGTGGCGGCTCGGATCGACTCGGTGGCCCGTCCGAATGCGGTCTGAAAACCGAAGCTGCGGTCGATGTAGGGGATGTCGTTGTCGATCGTCTTCGGAACCCCGACGACCGAGATGGTGAGACCCCGGGCGGCGATGACGTCGGCGATGGCCAGCGCCCCGCGCAGCGACCCGTCACCGCCGATGACGAAGAGCATCGAGATCCCGTCGGCCACCAGCCGGTCGACCATCGCCCCCGGATCCTGCGCGCCGCGCGACGAGCCGAGGATGGTGCCGCCGATCTCGTTGATGTCGCGCACCACGTCCGGGGTGAGCCGCATCGGCTCCCGCCCGATCAGCCCGGCGAACCCGTTGCGGTAACCGATGATGTCGCTGACCCCGTAGTGCAGGGACAGCTGCAGGACGATGCCCCGGATGACGTCGTTGAGGCCCGGGCAGAGACCACCGCAGGTGACGATCGCGGCCCGGGCACCGGCGCCGAAGAAGATCTTGCGGCGCGGCCCGCCGGGCTCATAGGTCGGGAGCTCGCTGGCGCTCACCCGCCGGGCAGTGGCCGCCACCAGGGTGTCGTCGACCAGCACCCGGTCGGTCTCGTCGACCCAGTGATAAGAGGCCTTGCGGTCGCTGAGCATCGCCAACAGCGGGGAGTCGATCGTCGCCGGCCCGAGGGTGCGAACGGCCAGATCGATGTTGGGAACAGTCATAGCCATATGATCCCGTAGCTATGTTTCCAGACACTGCAGTCTTGGCTACGCGCTAGTAGGAATGCGGGCAGAATTGACGATCGAGCTCAAGACCGTAGCCGGCCGCGGCGTCCTCGCGGCCACCATCCTCGGCGCGGGCATGTCGTTTCTGGACAGCACAGTCGTCAACGTCGCGACCCGGCAGATCGGCCTCGACTTCCACGCCAGCTTCGCCGCGCTGCAGTGGGTGCTGAACAGTTACATGCTCACGCTGGCCAGCCTCATCCTGCTCGGTGGATCCCTCGGCGACCGCCTGGGCCGGCGGCGCATCTACCTCATCGGCGTCATCTGGTTCGCCTCCGCCTCGATCCTCTGCGCGGTGAGCTGGAACATCGAGTCGCTCATCGCCGCCCGGGCCCTGCAGGGGGTCGGCGGCGCGCTGCTGACCCCGGGCAGTCTGGCCATCATCTCGGCCGCGTTCGTGCAACGGGACCGGGCCGCTGCGGTCGGCGTCTGGTCCGGCCTGACCGGAGTCAGCTCGGCCTTCGGACCGATCCTCGGCGGTTGGCTGGTCCAGGACGTCTCCTGGCGCTGGGCCTTCGCCATCAACGCACCGCTGGCCGTCGCCGTCGTGATCCTCGGGCTGCGTTACGTTCCGGAGAGCCGAGCCGAACATCTGGCCAAGCACCTGGACATCGTCGGCACCGTCCTGGTCTGCCTCGGCCTGGGCGGACTCACCTACGGCCTGATCCACGCCGGCGCCGGCTGGGACAGCACCGCGGTCGTCAGCGTGGTTGGCGGCGCCGCCATCTTCGTCGTCTTCGTCCGGCACGAGGCGCGTACCCCCGGTCCGTTGGTGCCCCTGGATCTGTTCAAGAACCGGACCTTCACCGGCACCAACATCATGACGTTCTTCACCTACGGCGCGCTGGGTGCCCTCTTCACCGTGCTGGTGCTGCACCTTCAGATCGTCGCCGGCTATGGCGCCTTCGCGGCCGGCATCTCCACCCTGCCGATCACCCTGGCGCTGCTGATCCTCTCCCGCCGCTCGGGCGCGCTGGCCAGCCGGATCGGTCCCCGCCCGCAGCTGATCGGCGGACCGCTGGTCGCCGCGGTCGGGATGGCGTTGATGCTTCGCATCGACCAGACCCACAACTCCTACCTGCTGGACGTCCTGCCGGCGGTCACCGTCTTCGGCATCGGAATGGCGATCCTGGTCGCCCCCCTCACCGCGACTGTGATGGCCGCCGCGCCGTCGGACGAGGTCGGAATCGCCTCCGGGGTGAACAACGCGGTGGCCCGGGCCGCGTCGCTGCTGGCCGTCGCCATCCTGCCCGGGCTGGGCGGCCTGCACGGCGAGAACTACCGGATCCCCGAGGACATGCTGCACGGCTTCCGAGTGGTCACGGTCTGCTGCGTGCTGCTGCTGCTCATCTCAGCCGCGGTCGTGGCGCTGACGGTGAGCGGCACCCCGCTGGCGTCGCGGTCGGTGCCGGCGACGGGCGGAACCGATGGTGGCGGTGTTGCGGATTTCGGCGACGCCACCGCATGATGATGGGCATGGACGACAAGACGATTCTCGATCACATCCACGCACTGGTAGCCGAAGAGAAGGATCTTCGTTCATCGCACGCCGGTCACGGCCTCGGCGGTGAGGGGCGTCAGCGCCTGCAGCACCTGGAGGAGCAGCTCGACCAGGCCTGGGACCTGCTTCGGCAGCGCCGGGCCAAGGTGGAGATCAACGAGGACCCGAGCACTGCTCAGCAGCGGGACGTCCACGAGGTCGAGAGCTACCTGAATTAGCCGGGAATTAGCCGGGAATTAACCGGTAACTAGCTCGGAACGAGCCGCCCGCTAACCGATCCGGACTTCGCGGCGCCCGGTCGGGGCGAAGGTGTCGTCGATGATCCGGCATGCGTTCTCGACGCCGTCCTCGGCCTGCAGCCAGCTCCCCACCAGCGCCGACTTCTCCCGGATGGAGCGGTCCGAGGTGGCCACCCGCAGCCGACGGGCGAGGCGATCGGCGTCCAGATCCTTCATCGGCGCCGGCGCCGGCCCGACGCCGAGCTCGGTGACTTTGTTGCCCCAGAACGGCTGATCGCCGAAGAAGGGGCAGACCACGCTGGGCACACCGGCCCGCAGCGCGGTGGCCGTGGTTCCGGCGCCACCGTGGTGAACGGTGGCGGCCATCTGCGGGAAGAGCATCGCGTGGTCGACCTCGTCCACGAAATACACGGTGTCGCCGGTGTGGTTCCAGCGGGGCAGCCCCTGCACCACTCCGCGGAGTCCAGTGCGGTGGAGGGCGGCCCGCACCACGTCAGCCAGGATCCGCGGCTCGCTCGCCGTCATGCTGCCGAAGCCGACGTAGACCGGCGGCGGACCGGTGTCCAGAAACTCGGCCAGCGACGGCTCCAACGGCCGGCCGTCCGAGCGCAGCCAGAATCCGGTCATGTGCACATTCGCCGGCCAGTCGAGCGGGCGGGGCACGACCACCGAACTCACTCCGCAGAGCATCGGGACCGCCGCCGCCCGGTCGTAGTGGAACGTACTGCGGCGCAGCGGCGCCAGCCCGAGCACCGAGCGGCGCAGCCGGTTGGTCATCCGGGCCAGCGCGGCCCAGGTGAGTCCCTCGATCAGCGCGAAGGTAGCTCGGTTAGCCGTGCCACCGAGGTTCCTCGCCGTGATCACCGGGTTGGCGAAGGCACCCGTCGGCTCACTGGGTTGGAACTGCAGGATTCCGTGCGGGATGCCGTAGCGCTCGGCGATGTGCCGGCCGCAGCCGCCCATCGCCGGCGCCAGGATGAGCTCGGCATCCTCGCAGGCGGCCTCCATCTCGCTGAGCGTCCGCTCCGCCAGTGGTTCGATCACGTTACGTATGCCGCGCACGAAACCCAGCGCGCCGCCGGCGAGCATCGCCTGACCCTCCTCCGACTCCACCATCTCCTGCGGATCGAAGGAGATCGGCACATGAGTCAACCCAACTCCCCGAACAACATGCGCATACCGTTCCGACGCCAGCACAGTGACGTCGTGCCCACGCTGCATGAGTCCTTCAGCAAGCGCGACGCATGGTTGGGTATCGCCGCGCGAACCAAGCGCAGCCAGAACTATTCTCATGAATCCCCCTCTTCGCTCTGATAGATCTCACTTGTCGGGCCGGCGGCCGAGACGAGCACCAGCGGATGGGACTGCATCGCCTGACCGGTTCGAAGTTCGACGTCATCCAGCAACCGGCGATGACGTCCGGACGTATCTGACACTGTGCGCAGGTGCTTCGGAACATGGCGCATCGTCACCAGCGCGACGACGGCTCCGACGAGCGTGAGCAGGGCCCCCACCTGCAGCCCGCGTTCATACCCCCCGACAAAGGCATCCGAGGCGGAAGACCCTTGCTCCACAAGGGAATTCTGCCGTCCGAGCAGTACAGCCCCGGTAAGGACGATGCCGAACACGCCGGCGATCTCCTTGGCTGCGGTGAGGACGGCCGAAGCCATCCCCGCACTCACCTCGGGAACGACGGTGAGGGCGGCCGAGGTGAGGGGAATGGACAGGGCCGATCCGACCCCGACCAGGATCAGCGCGGGCAGCAGATCGAGGTAGACCCCCGACGAGCCGACCGTGGAGACCCAGAAGAGACCGATCGCCACCATCAGCAGCCCGGCGGCGACGGTGAGGTCGGTGCCCAGCATCGCGACGATCCGCCCGACGAAGGGCACCACCAGCACCAGGACCACGGCCAGCGGGATGAAGGCCGCCCCGGCCTGGGTGGGCGAGTAACCCATGATGTTCTGCAGGAAGAGCGAGGTGAAGAAGAAGACTCCGTTGATCCCCAGACCCCAGAGGAACTGCGCGACGGTGGCCCCGCTGAAGAGGCGGTTACGGAAGAGGGCAACGTCGATGAGCGGGTCGTCGGTGTGAAACTCGGCGTAGATGAACGCGATGACGCAGAGCACCGCGACCGCGAATGCGAAGAGGATCGGCTGGGAGTTCCAGCCCTGCACCCCGCCTTCGATGAGCGCCCAGGTGAGCCCGCTCAGGGCCAGCCCGGAGAGCACCAGGCCAGGCACGTCCATCGGCCCGTCCGGGTTGGCCGGCGGTGCCTTCGGCAGCCCGATCGCGGCGATCAGCACAGTGACGGCGACGACCGGAACGTTGAGGAAGAAGATCCAGCTCCAGTGGAAGTACTCGGCGATCGCCCCGCCGACGAGTGGACCGAGGGCCAGCGCGCAGGCGGCCGACGCGGTCGCCATGCCGGCCCCGAGGACGCGCTCACGCGACGTCGCATCGGAGGCCAGGATGGCGAGCGTCGCCGGCAGGGCCAGCGCGCCACCGACGCCCTGCACGGCCCGAGTGGCGATCAGCACGCCGGCGTTGGGGGCCAGTCCCGCCAGGAGCGAGCTGGTACCGAACACCAGCATGCCGATCATGAAGATGCGCCGCCGGCCGAACCGGTCGGTGAGCTTCCCCCCGGCCAGCATCAAGCTGGCGAAGGAGAGGATGTAACTGGAGGCGATCCATTCCAGATCGTTGGTGCTCAGCTGCAGCTCTCGCTGCATCACCGGGAGAGCTACGTTGACGACCGTATTGTCGAGCGCCGTAATGAACGTAGCCAGGGAGATCGAGACGATGATGGTCGTAGAGGTCCATCGCCCCCGATCAGTGGTGGCCGAACTCAGGGCGACACTCCGGTGAGCGAACCGCTGATGCCGGCAGCGGCGGCGAACATCGGCCAGGAGCGGACGAACTCGCGGTCCCAGTAGAACCAGCTGTGGGTTCCGTTGCCGTAGAAGTCAGAGGTGACGGGAACTCCGGCTGACTGCGCCTTCTGAGCGAAGGACTGGCTCGTGCCGAGCACGACCGGCTCGATCGAGTCACTACTGGCCCCGGACGGATCGAGCGGGCCGACCTTGCCGTTGCCGGCGGAGACGAAGACCGGTGTGTTCCGCAGGTTCGCCAGCAGCGCGGCCGGGTCGTGGGCCCGCCAGATCGAGTTCTGCAGCAGGTAGTCACCCCACATGGCGACCGGGCTCTTCAGGTCGATCAGGTTACCGGCCTCGATGATGAGTCCGGTGGTGACCGAGGAGAGATCGTCCAGGCCGCTGTAGGAGGCGGCGGCGGCGAAGGTGGCCGGGTGCAGGGCGGCGAGGGCGAGCGCGCTGTAGCCGCCGCTGGAGATCCCGGCCACGACGGCCTTGCTGTTGGCCCGGTAACCACGCTGCAGCAGCTGCGGCAGCTCGGTGGCAACGAAGGTGTCGTACTGGTTTCCCTGACCGGAGATGCCGTAGTTCCAGTAATTGGTGGCGAAGGCGGAGCTGCCGATGCTGGGCAGCACGAAGAGGGCGTCGGTGGCCGCCGTCTCCTGCGGAAGCTTGGTGAACAGCGACCAGGACTGGTAGTCGGTCTTGTCATTGCCACCGTGCAGCAGGTAGACCGACGGCCAGGTCGAGCTGGGCTGGGTGGACCAGTCGGCCGGGAGCATCAGGCGAACCGGCGCGGGACCGTTGAGGGCCGGTGAGTAGACCATCAGGTCGACGGTGCGGGCATCGACCCGGCTCTCGTAGGCGACGAAGGCGCCGTCGTCGGCGCGGGCGCTGTTGAGACCGACGATCGGTACCACGCCGGCGTTCGGGACACCGATCTTGCTGGTCGAGGGGACGGCACCCAGCTTGGGGTTGGTGCCGCCGTTGCCGCTCTGGTTGACCTGGCTCAGCTGTGCGACGGAGGTGCCGGGAGCACCGGTCGGTGCCTTCGGCGCACAGTTGGAGAGGCCGAGGAAGCCGCAGCCCAGCGCACCGGCCGCGGTCTGCGGGATGACGGCCAACGCCAGGGTCACCGCTACCGCGGCGGGAATGAGAATGCGCCTCCGCCGGGAGCGACCAGCCTTGCGAATTGACTTGCTGTCGGATGAAATCTCCACTGCGCCACATCCCCCACGGTTGGCTGTTGCGGCGACATTTTTCAACGAACCGACAGTCGGCCCAGCCCCCGCAATCATTACTTGTGAGTAACCGTATTGGCCGGGTGAAGGAGCGTCAATAGCTTTGTTGGTATTGCAACCAATACCGCCGACGGACTCGGCCGAAGCCCCGTAAACACGGCACTTGCGGTGGTTGCCTACCGTCTGGACGGCATTTCGAACCGGTAATTCTCGCCGGTTTCAGCTAGTGACGTCCTTGTTACTGAAACGGGCCCAGCTGAGGGTGAGAAAGAGTGCCACATAAACCAGCGCGACCACG contains:
- a CDS encoding biotin/lipoate A/B protein ligase family protein encodes the protein MHGEFKVPGGKLVVVDLDVVDATLRNVRVSGDFFLEPDEALLLINEALDGQPANSTGESLSAVVQRALPPETVMYGFSTASVATAVRRALAAATSWTDHDWQLIHEPPRSPLYHMSMDQTLLEEVAAGRRPPTLRVWEWSEPCVVIGSFQSVRNEVNAEGAERYGIQVVRRISGGGAMFVEPGNTITYSLYVPGSLVEGLSFQDSYAFLDDWVLAALHELGIKAWYQPLNDIASPDGKIAGAAQKRLGTGAVLHHVTMSYDIDAEKMTQVLRIGGEKLSMKGTASAAKRVDPLRSQTGLPRETVIDVMLASFSRRYGLKPDEVTDAELLRASELVETKFGTPEWTNRIP
- a CDS encoding methyl-accepting chemotaxis protein, which codes for MTQPASANQHRTGLLALLPIGLPLSDAAWKQRHRVVQAVLLLHVPLLVGLALFGSFGTRGALIEGAVLILLPATIAGITQNRAVASIATSIALLGSASTLVELMGGSVSAHFEFFVVLGFIALYQSWSVYLIAVAFTAVHHLAMAIWMPMHLFSMGSTEAQKPVLWALIHAAFVLGAAAAQITFWRFAEASQIDATVAETQAREALADQLDAERRNNAERLENDRALAAADAQARESRESVDEQIHSLSGASGNVSEGVSAAATAVASIDSAIREISTNVSNVSVVTTGAVDLVKGTSTVISALGDEVEDITRLVGVITGIAAQTNLLALNATIEAARAGEAGKGFAVVAAEVKDLARDTATATDTISAIAARITSGTGNALESMVQVSEVIDQIDGYTTTIAAAVEEQSVITAQTRDTFGHVADGASQIADVIKELASIGEQGPNSAGK
- a CDS encoding alpha/beta hydrolase, which encodes MRKLIAAFIAAVVLLGFAATAQASPVAKSPAPAAEYTPAPIVWGPCDSPTLQSFGAQCGMLTVPMDYAKPNGTKIQLAVSRVLHTTTDYKGVMLVNPGGPGGSGLIYSVFQTFVPNGGGAPYDWIGFDPRGVGSSVPALTCNPNFFHGDRPPYEPTTSKIYKQWINRSKAYAADCKDAASSALFKHVKTTDSVADMESLRIALGQQKTNYYGFSYGTYLGSVYATLHPTRVGKFIFDGTVDPQRVFYKSNLDQDRAFQKTFDIYFTWLAKYNSIYHVGATQAAVRANYFKALRQLDQKAAGGILGGDELIDVFTSAGYYVYDWEDIAQAFSDYINQGDATALIARYVDANPTTTGADNGYAMYLATQCTDAPWPQSQQKLDQDSYKLVSQGYNYFTWSNAWFNGPCAYWKFQANQPVDVTGAKVKTPILMIGETYDAATPFAGSLVVRKLFPTASLIEGLDGSTHAGSLSGVACTDDTIATYLLTGAVPPRKSGNQSDKICPPVPQPTPTPATAAAASSASRAGTGRAQVLDQLRATVAFSATHG
- a CDS encoding YciI family protein; this translates as MSQYLILIFGDEAEYAAADEQTTKEIHAGHGEFADIAGAAMVGGNALYPTATATSIRKGADGEFTVTDGPFAEIKEALGGYYLVEAEDLDAAIALAKAVPAPWGGVEVRPIQVIDMS
- a CDS encoding RNA polymerase sigma factor: MTGSATVTAAVADAHRREWAFVLAATVRVTRDLDLAEECVQDAYAKALDTWGARGVPANPGAWLTTVARRRALDVLRRDSLWRRAVPLLIEEAGAAGDHIGDDRDEIPDDRLRLICTCCHPALSPEAQVALTLRLVGGLSTPEVARAFLVSESTMAARITRAKKKISGAGIPYRIPDVHELPSRISAVLEVIHLVFTAGHTAAAGEQLQRSDLCERAIDLARMLHSLQPKNGEATGLLALLLLTDSRRETRLDADGRLVLLADQDRTRWDRAEITEGLALVPVALRAKSNTKAKSKTKAKSKTKTKSKTKSKTNGDGYLPGRFALQAAIAAVHAQAASSPQTNWEEIIGLYDVLLQVWPTPVVALNRAAAIGLGRGPAAGLAAVDDLTVEPQLASYPYLAAARADFLRQLGCADEARTAYTEAVMLTDNDVERAFLAGRLAAL